A window of Rhea pennata isolate bPtePen1 unplaced genomic scaffold, bPtePen1.pri scaffold_189, whole genome shotgun sequence genomic DNA:
TCACGAGTGTGCGGGGCAGGACATGTGTGTGCGGAGCGGGTCACGCGTGTGCAGGGCGGGTCACACGTGTGGGACAGGGCACGCGTGTACAAGGGACGTCACAAGTGTGCGGGGCGGGTCATTTGTGTGGGGCAGCTCATGCGTGTGTGGGGCAGGCCACGTGTGTGCGAAGCAGTTCACTCTTGCACGGGACCGTTCCCGCGCGTACGTGGGGCGGCTCACGCGTACATGGGCGGCTCACACGTGTGTGTGGCGGCTCACATGTACGTGGGGCGGCTCACACGTGTGTGCGGGGCGGCTCCCACGTGTGTGGGGCAGCTCACATGTACGTGGGGCGGCTCATGCGTACATGGGGCGGCTCACGTGCGTGTGCGGGGCGGCTCACACGTGTGTGGGACGGCTCACATGTACGTGGGGCACTTCACACGTGTGTGCGGGGCGGCTCCCACGTGTGTGGGGCAGCTCACATGTACGTGGGGCGCTCATGCGTACGTGGGGCGGCTCACGTGCGTGTGCGGGGTGGCTCCACACGTGTGTGCGGGGCGGCTCCCGCATGGGGGGCGGCCCCCGTGTGTGTGCGGGGCGGCTCGCACACGCGTGTGCCTCACGCGCGCCGGCGCTCGCAGGGCGGCCATGGCCGGGGCCCGGCTGGGCAAGGTGGCGCCGGGCAGCAGCATCCTCTTCTCTGCGACATGCAGGAGCGCTTCCGCCCCAGCGTCGCCTTCTTCCCCCAGATCGTCGCCGTCGCCGCCCGCCTGCTCCAGGTaccgggggcccaggcgtccgggagcccGGAACCCCCCTCCCGTCCCCAActcccccccccgggacccaggtgtccgggagccTGGCACcccccagggcccaggcgtcctggagCCCAGaacccccccccatccccccccccccccccatggcccaggcgtccgggagcctGACAGCCCTCTGACCCATCCGttggggcccaggcgtcccgcTGTGCTCTgggggggccccggcgtccgggcggcTCGGcgaggggccccggcgtccgggcggcccctctcctgccccctgcgccccgggggggccccggcgcccgggcggCTCAAtgaggggccccggcgtccgggcggcccctctcctgccccctgcgccccgggggggccccggcgcccgggcggCTCAATGagggccccggcgtccgggcggcccctctcctgccccctgCGCCCCGGGGGGGCCCCAGCGTCCAGGCGGCTCGGCGAGGGGCCCCGGCGTCGGGcggcccctctcctgccccctgCGCCCcggggggccccggcgcccgggcggcgcggcgggcagtGACGGGCGCCCGCAGGCGTGCCGGGAGCTGGGGGTGCCGGCGGTGGTGACGGAGCAGCACCCGCGGGCGCTGGCCCCACGGTGCCCGAGCTGGGCGCCCACGACCTGCCCAAGCACCCCAAGACCTGCTTCAGCATGGTGGTGCCGGCCGTGGAGGCCGAGCTGCGGGCCGGCCCGGCCTCGCCTCCGTCCTGCTCTGCGGCATCGAGACGCAGGCCTGCATCCTGGTGCGCGCCcggggggggctggggggccggggcacggcggccgcggggctggggggccaGTGGCCAGGGGGGtggaggggctgggggcagcggcgggggcctgggggctgggggcagcggccggggggctggggaggggcccaggtggccggggggctggaggggcctggcggctggggggggctggggggcagcggccggggggctgggggagggccCAGGTGGCcggggggctggagggggcctggcggctgggggggggctggggggcagcggccggggggctggggagaggcCCAGGTGgccgggggctggggggggccaGGCGGCCGGGGGCTGGAGGGGGCCTGGCGGCTGGGGGGGGCTGAggggcagcggccgggggctggggaggggcccaggtggCCGGGGGGGGCCTGGCGGCTGGGGGGGC
This region includes:
- the ISOC2 gene encoding LOW QUALITY PROTEIN: isochorismatase domain-containing protein 2 (The sequence of the model RefSeq protein was modified relative to this genomic sequence to represent the inferred CDS: inserted 3 bases in 3 codons) gives rise to the protein MAGARLGKVAPGSSILFXCDMQERFRPSVAFFPQIVAVAARLLQACRELGVPAVVTEQHPXGAGPTVPELGAHDLPKHPKTCFSMVVPAVEAELXGRPGLASVLLCGIETQACILSTALDLLERGLDVHVVVDACSSRSQLERLVALGRLRQSGAFLGTCESLVLQLLRDAAHPRFRQVRPAPGRPRPPPPRPLEATPPGCRPWRPRPPA